The DNA sequence TGAACTCGGCCGGTGTGTGGTTCGTGCTCGCGATCGTCGCGCTGAGCGGAGTGGGGCTGGTGCTGTTGCTGCTGCCGCGGTTCACACCACGCGTTCCGCACTGGGCGGAGGCGTTCGTTCCGCCGCGTTACCGCCGGGTCAACCGGACCGGGCGGGCGGCCGGACAGGGTGCCGAGGCGCCCGCGGAGCCCGTGGCGGTCGCGGCCGGCGGACGGTCCGCGTCGCCGGAGCCGGAGCCGGTGCGCTCCGGAATGAGCGGCGGGGCGAGCGGTGCGGCGAATGCCGGTGTGAAGGGCGGGGTGAACGGGGCCACCGCGATCGGTGATCGGTCGCGTTTCAGCCACCGGCGGAGGATCGGAACACCCCAGTAAATGCCCTAGAAAAGAGATCGCGGAGAACGCTGGAGATCACGGAACGGCGTCAACGAGATACATGGTCCATAACTCTCCCGTGTGACGTGCAGCACACCCGGTGGGTAAAGACCTCATCAAATAGTTTGTGATACCGTTCACGAAACCCGGTGCTGAGACCCGAGGGGCCGTAGGGCGACGGCTCATCGTCGTGAGGTCTCCTCTGCTCCCGGGGATACGCTCGTCCACGACGAAATCGCTGCTTCCGACACTTGCCGGAGAAACCCTTCATGCAGTCCAACGACGCCAGAACACTCCTGAGTTGCGCCGTGCCCACCGCCGTCACCGGCGTGGTCGCGGTCGCTGTCGGTTCTGTGCTCGCGGGGGCCAAGGGAGCGATCGGCTCGGGGGCCGGCACAGTCGTCGCCGGAGGGGTCATGGCGATGGGGCTGGTTGTGCTGCAGCGCACCGCCAAGTACCTCCCGCATCTGTTCCAGGCCATGGGTCTGGTGCTCTACATGACCCAGTTCCTGCTGGTCGCGGTCGTGCTCGCGGTGTTCAAGGACACCACCCTCTTCTCCACCAAGGCGTTCGCCTTCGCACTGCTCGCCGCGACCCTGGTGTGGATCGGCGCACAGACCCGTGCCCATATGAGGGCCAAGATCCTCTACGTGGAGCCGGAAGCCGAGGACGAACGCAAGCCCGAGGGGGCGAAGAAGTCCGCTCCCGCCGGGTCCGCGCCGTGAGAAGTAGGGCCGGTATAAGGGCATGTGCGCTCACCTGCTATCGTCCGGTTCCATCTGAGGCGCAGCGGGCGCAGGTAGCCGAACCCCCGATATTCCCGGGATGGAATCGGCGGCCCATGCAGCTGATGCCCGACATACCACTCGGCCACGTGCCGACCAGCCGCCCCCACATCCGTAAGACCAGTCCAGTGCCGTTCCGTGGCCGTGTGCCGCGCCGACACAACGAGGTTGCCGTACCCATGCGCCACGCTGAAGGAGCTCGCGGTGAGTTCTGACCAGACGCTCGCCTTCGAGACGAACTGCCACATCTTCGACGGGTGCGGCTTCCCGGCACCCGGACAACATTCGTTCAAGTTCGAACCGCTCTTCACGGTCGGCGGTATCGACTTCAACAAGCCGATGCTGCTCGCCCTGCTCGGCTCGATCGCCATCGTCTGGTTCTTCTGGGCGGCCTTCGGCCGGGCCAAGGTCGTCCCGGGCAAGCTCCAGATGATCGGCGAGGCGGGTTACGACTTCGTCCGTCGCGGGATCGTCTATGAAGCCCTCGGGAAGAAGGACGGCGAGAAGTACGTCCCCCTGATGGTTTCGATCTTCTTCTTCGTCTGGGTCATGAACCTCTGGTCGGTCATCCCGGTCGCCCAGTTCCCGGTCACGTCGCTGATCGCGTACCCGGCCGTGCTCGCCGCCACCGTCTACATCCTCTGGATGAGCCTGACCTTCAAGAAGCACGGCTTCGTCGGCGGCTTCAAGAACATCACCGGCTACGACAAGTCGCTGGGCGCGGTGCTGCCGCTCGCCATGACGATCGAGTTCTTCTCGAACGTGCTGGTGCGGCCCTTCACCCACGCGGTCCGGCTCTTCGCCAACATGTTCGCGGGCCACCTGCTGCTGCTGATGTTCACCATCGCGAGCTGGTACCTGCTGAACGGGGTCGGCATCGCGTACGCCGGTGTGTCGTTCGTGATGACCATCGTCATGACCGCCTTCGAGCTCTTCATCCAGGCCGTTCAGGCGTACGTCTTCGTGCTCCTGGCCTGCACCTACATCCAGGGCGCGCTCGCCGAGCACCACTGAGTGGCCCTGCTCCCCGTCCAATGAGACGTCCGGTGGCCAACCCCCACCGGTCCGCGAAAGAGAAGGAAGAAACAGCATGTCCGCTGTGGACCTCGCCGCAGGTGTTTCCGGTTCCCTCGGCTCCATCGGTTATGGCCTCGCGGCCATCGGCCCCGGCGTCGGCGTCGGCATCATCTTCGGTAACGGCACCCAGGCCCTGGCCCGTCAGCCCGAGGCCGCCGGTCTCATCCGCGCCAACCAGATCCTCGGTTTCGCCTTCTGTGAGGCGCTGGCCCTGATCGGCATCGTCATGCCGTTCGTGTTCGGTAAGTGATCGACGCTTACTGACTGTCCTTTTCGACGAAAGGCACTGATGTGAACGCCCTGGTACAGGTGGCGGCCGAGGAAAGCGAGAACCCCCTCGTTCCGCCAGTCCCGGAGCTGGTCATCGGCCTGATCGCCTTTGCCATCGTCTTCTTCTTCCTCGCCAAGAAGCTCCTCCCGAACATCAACCGGGTCCTGGAGGAGCGCCGCGAGGCGATCGAGGGCGGTATGGAGAAGGCCGAGGCCACTCAGGCCGAAGCCCAGCAGGTCCTCGAGGACTACCGAGCCCAGCTCGCCGACGCCCGTCACGAGGCCGCGCGACTGCGCCAGGAGGCGCAGGAGCAGGGCGCCGCGCTCATCGCCGAGATGCGCGCGGAGGGGCAGCGGCAGCGTGAGGAGATCATCGCCGCCGGTCACGCCCAGATCGAGGCCGACCGCAAGCAGGCCGCTCAGACCCTGCGCCAGGACGTGGGCAGGCTCGCCACCGACCTGGCCGGCCGGATCGTCGGTGAGTCGCTCGAGGACGTGGCCCGGCAGAGCCGCACCATCGACCGGTTCCTCGACGAACTCGAGGCGAAGGCGGCCGACGGTTCGAAGGCCGAGGCCGGCCGATGAATGGAGCGAGCCGGGAGGCACTGGCAGCCGCGCGCGAAAGCTTCGACGCCCTGACGGACAACACCGCCGTCGACGCGACGAAGCTCGCCGATGAGCTGGCCGCCGTCACCGCGCTGCTCGACCGCGAGGTCTCGCTGCGCCGGGTCCTCACCGACCCGGCGCAGCCCGGCGAGGCCAAGGCCGAGCTGGCCGCGCGGGTGCTGGGCGGACAGGTCGGCGGCGAGACCCTCGACCTGGTCTCCGGCCTGGTCCGGTCCCGCTGGTCGCGCTCGCGCGATCTGGTGGACGGGCTCGAGGAGCTGGCCAGCGCCGCCGACCTGGTGGCGGCCGAGCGGGCCGGCACCCTCGACAGCGTCGAGGACGAGCTGTTCCGGTTCGGCCGGATCGTCTCCTCCTCGTCCGAGCTGCGCGGCGCCCTCACCGACCGGCGCGCGAGCGTCACGGCCAAGACCGGCCTGGTCCGTGAGCTGCTCGGCGGCCGGGCCGACCAGGTGACCGAGCGGCTGGTGATCCGTCTGGTGACCCACCCGCGGGGTCGTAGCCTGGAGGCGGGTCTCGACGAGCTGTCCAAGCTCGCGGCGGCGCGCCGGGACCGTACGGTCGCGGTCGTCACCTCCGCGGTGCCGCTCAGCGACCGCCAGAAGCAGCGGCTCGGCGAGGCGCTGGGGAAGCTGTACGGACGCAACGTGCACCTCAATCTCGACGTGGACCCCGAGGTCGTCGGCGGGATCGCGGTGCGCATCGGCGACGAGGTCATCAACGGGACCATCGCGGACCGCCTCGACGAGGCGACCCGGCGGATGGCCGGCTGACACAGCCACCAACTCAACAAGCATGTAAGCGGCCCGAGTTGGGCCGTAGTCAGATACTTCGGGCCCAACAAGGAGAGCAGGGAACCCAGATGGCGGAGCTCACGATCCGGCCGGAGGAGATCCGGGACGCACTGGAGAACTTTGTCCAGGCGTACAAGCCGGACGCGGCCTCGCGCGAGGAGGTCGGTACGGTCAGCGTTGCCGGCGACGGCATCGCGAAGGTCGAGGGTCTTCCCTCGGCCATGGCGAACGAACTGCTGAAGTTCGAGGACGGCACCCTCGGCCTCGCCCTCAACCTCGAGGAGCGCGAGATCGGTGCGGTCGTCCTCGGTGAGTTCAGCGGCATCGAGGAGGGCCAGCAGGTGCACCGCACCGGCGAGGTCCTCTCGGTCGCCGTCGGCGAGGGCTACCTCGGCCGCGTGGTCGACCCGCTGGGTGCCCCGATCGACGGCCTCGGCGAGATCGAGACCGACGGCCGCCGCGCCCTCGAACTGCAGGCCCCCACGGTCATGCAGCGCAAGTCGGTGCACGAGCCGATGGAGACCGGCTACAAGGCCGTCGACGCGATGACCCCGATCGGCCGCGGCCAGCGCCAGCTGATCATCGGCGACCGGCAGACCGGCAAGACCGCGCTGTGCGTCGACACGATCATCAACCAGCGTGACAACTGGCGCTCCGGCGACCCGAAGAAGCAGGTCCGCTGCATCTACGTCGCCATCGGCCAGAAGGGCTCCACCATCGCCGGCGTGCGCGCCGCGCTGGAGGAGGCCGGCGCCCTGGAGTACACCACGATCGTCGCCGCCCCGGCGTCGGACCCGGCGGGCTTCAAGTACCTCGCCCCCTACACCGGCTCGGCCATCGGCCAGCACTGGATGTACCAGGGCAAGCACGTCCTGATCGTCTTCGACGACCTGTCCAAGCAGGCCGACGCCTACCGCGCCGTCTCCCTGCTGCTGCGCCGCCCGCCGGGCCGTGAGGCCTACCCGGGCGACGTCTTCTACCTGCACTCCCGGCTGCTGGAGCGCTGCGCCAAGCTCTCCGACGAGATGGGCTCCGGTTCGATGACCGGTCTGCCGATCGTCGAGACCAAGGCCAACGACGTGTCGGCGTTCATCCCGACCAACGTCATCTCCATCACCGACGGTCAGTGCTTCCTGGAGTCCGACCTGTTCAACGCCGGTCAGCGGCCGGCCCTGAACGTCGGTATCTCGGTCTCCCGAGTCGGTGGTTCCGCTCAGCACAAGGCGATGCGCCAGGTCTCCGGCCGGCTCCGCGTGGACCTCGCCCAGTACCGCGAGCTCGAGGCGTTCGCCGCCTTCGGCTCGGACCTGGACGCGGCCTCCAAGGCGTCGCTGGAGCGCGGTGCGCGCATGGTCGAGCTGCTGAAGCAGTCGCAGTACGCCCCGTTCTCCACCGAGGACGAGATCGTGTCCATCTGGGCCGGCACCACGGGCAAGATGGACGACGTGCCGGTCGAGGACATCCGCCGCTTCGAGCGGGAGCTGCTGGACTACCTGCACCGTGACCAGAAGGGCCTGCTGACCAGCATCGTCGAGGGCGGCAAGATGTCCGACGACACGATCCAGGCGCTGAGCGAGGCCGTCGACTCCTTCAAGCGGCAGTTCGAGACCTCGGGCGGCAAGCTGCTGGGCGAGGACTGAGCCCATGGGTGCCCAGCTCAGGGTCTACAAGAGGCGGATCAAGTCCGTCTCCGCGACCAAGAAGATCACCAAGGCGATGGAGATGATCGCCGCCTCGCGCGTCGTCAAGGCGCAGCGCCAGGTGGCCGCGTCGACTCCGTACGCCACCGAGCTCACCCGGGCGGTGGGCGCGGTCGCCAAGGGCTCCACCACCCAGCACGCGCTGACCACGGAGACCGAGAACCCGACCCGTGCCGCGGTCCTGCTCGTCACGAGCGACCGCGGTCTCGCGGGCGGCTACTCCTCCAACGTCATCAAGGCGGCCGAGCAGCTCACCGAGCGGCTCACGGGTGAGGGCAAGGAGGTCGACACCTACATCGTCGGCCGCAAGGGCGTGGCCTACTACAGCTTCCGTGAGCGCAAGGTCACGGAGTCCTGGAGCGGCTTCACCGACAACCCCACCTACGCGGACGCCAAGAAGATCGCGGCCCCGCTGATCGAGGCCGTGCTCAAGGAGACCGCCGAGGGCGGGGTCGACGAGCTGCACATCGTGTTCACCGAGTTCGTCTCGATGCTGACGCAGACCCCGGTCCAGGACCGGCTGCTGCCGCTCAGCCTCGAGGGGACCGCGGCGGAGCAGGAGAAGAAGGGCGAGATCCTTCCGCTCTTCGAGTTCGAGCCGTCGGCCGAGGACGTACTGGACGCCCTGCTGCCCCGGTACGTCGAGTCGCGCATCTACAACGCCCTGCTCCAGGCCGCCGCCTCCAAGCACGCGGCGACCCGGCGGGCGATGAAGTCGGCGACCGACAATGCCGAAGAGCTCATCAAGTCGCTCACGCGGCTTGCCAACGCGGCCCGCCAGGCCGACATCACCCAGGAAATCAGCGAGATCGTCGGTGGCGCGAGCGCTCTGGCCGACGCCTCCGCGGGGAGTGACTGACAACTATGACCACCACTGTTGAGCCGACCGCTCCTGCTGGCGTGGCCGCTGGCCGCGTCGCGCGGGTCATCGGCCCGGTCGTCGACGTGGAGTTCCCCGTCGACGCGATGCCGGACATCTACAACGCGCTGACCGTCGAGGTCGCCGACCCCTCGCAGGAGGGTGCGAAGAAGACCCTGACCCTCGAGGTCGCCCAGCACCTGGGCGAGGGCCTGGTCCGCGCCATCTCCATGCAGCCCACCGACGGTCTGGTCCGCCAGGCCGCGGTGACCGACACCGGCGACGGCATCACCGTGCCGGTCGGCGATGTCACCAAGGGCCGCGTGTTCAACACCCTGGGCGAGATCCTCAACGAGCCCGAGGCCGAGTCCGAGGTCACCGAGCGCTGGTCCATCCACCGCAAGGCCCCGGCCTTCGACCAGCTCGAGTCCAAGACCGAGATGTTCGAGACCGGCCTGAAGGTCGTCGACCTGCTGACCCCGTACGTCAAGGGCGGCAAGATCGGTCTGTTCGGCGGCGCCGGCGTCGGCAAGACCGTGCTCATCCAGGAAATGATCATGCGTGTGGCCAAGCTGCACGAGGGCGTTTCCGTGTTCGCCGGTGTCGGTGAGCGCACCCGTGAGGGCAACGACCTGATCGAGGAGATGGCCGAGTCCGGCGTGCTCCCGCAGACCGCGCTGGTCTTCGGCCAGATGGACGAGCCCCCGGGCACCCGTCTGCGCGTCGCCCTGGCGGGGCTCACCATGGCGGAGTACTTCCGCGATGTGCAGAAGCAGGACGTGCTGTTCTTCATCGACAACATCTTCCGCTTCACCCAGGCCGGTTCCGAGGTCTCGACCCTGCTCGGCCGCATGCCCTCCGCGGTGGGCTACCAGCCGAACCTGGCCGACGAGATGGGCATCCTCCAGGAGCGCATCACCTCGACCCGCGGTCACTCGATCACCTCCATGCAGGCGATCTACGTCCCCGCGGACGACCTGACCGACCCGGCCCCGGCGACCACCTTCGCGCACCTCGACGCGACCACGGTGCTCTCCCGGCCGATCTCGGAGAAGGGCATCTACCCGGCGGTGGACCCGCTGGACTCGACGTCCCGGATCCTGGACCCGCGGTACATCTCGCAGGACCACTACGACTGCGCCTCGCGCGTGAAGTCGATCCTCCAGAAGTACAAGGACCTCCAGGACATCATCAACATCCTGGGCATCGACGAGCTCGGCGAGGAGGACAAGCTCACCGTCTTCCGCGCCCGCCGTATCGAGCGCTTCCTGTCGCAGAACACCCACGCGGCGAAGCAGTTCACCGGCCTCGACGGATCGGACGTGCCGCTGGACGAGTCCATCGCCGCGTTCAACGCCATCGCCGACGGTGAGTTCGACCACTTCCCCGAGCAGGCGTTCTTCATGTGCGGTGGTCTGGACGACCTCAAGGCCAAGGCCAAGGAGCTGGGCGTCTCCTGAGCCCCATGGCTCCGGGAGAGGGGTGGGCCCGGTCCCACCCCTCTCCATACGCCCGTTATTCTGTGACGAAAGCCCTGCCCGACCCGGCAGGGGGAGACCCGAGGAGCCACGTTGGCTGCTGAGCTGCACGTCGAGCTGGTCGCGGCGGACCGTAGTGTCTGGTCCGGTGCGGCCACCTTGGTCATCGCGCGCACCACATCGGGTGACATCGGCGTCATGCCCGGCCACCAGCCGCTGCTCGGTGTGCTGGAGTCCGGCCCGGTGACCATCCGTTCGGTCGACGGCGGAACGGTCGTGGCCGCGGTGCACGGTGGATTCATCTCGTTCGCGGACGACAAGCTCTCACTGCTGGCCGAGGTCGCGGAGCTGTCCGACGAAATCGATGTCAAGCGCGCGGAGCGGGCGCTGGAGCGTGCCAAGTCGGAGGCGGACGCCGCCGCCGAGCGGCGCGCCGACGTCCGGCTGCGTGCGGTGGCGGGAGCGCACTGAGCCTGTCACGTACGGTCGGAAAACCTCAGCCGCGGACCTCGCTGGAGCTCCCCTTCAGCGGTCCGCGGCTGAGGCGATGCAGGTGCGGTTTTTCCGGATGACGCGAGGAGGTCGGTGAAGATGGTCCTCGCTCTGCTTGTGGGCGGCGTGGTCGTCGCGCTGGTGGTGGTGGGACTCTTCGTCTTCGGTCTCCGGCGGCGGCTGATCCAGCGGTCCGGCGGAACCTTCGACTGCTCCCTGCGCTGGGATCCCCCCGCGAGCGAACCCGAGCCCAGCGGCAAGGGGTGGGTGTACGGGGTCGCCCGCTACAACGGTGACCGCATCGAGTGGTTCCGGGTCTTCTCCTACGCGCCCCGGCCCCGGCGGCTGCTGGAGCGCGCCTCGATCGAGGTGCTGGAGCGGCGCACCCCCAAGGGCGAGGAAGAGCTGGCGCTGCTCTCCGACGCGGTGGTGCTCGCCTGCCGGCACAACGGCAACCGGCTGGAACTGGCCATGAGCGAGGACGCGCTGACCGGCTTTCTGGCCTGGCTGGAGGCCGCGCCCCCGGGCCAGCGCGTCAACGTCGCGTAGCGCTGTCGCCCGTTCGGCCGTCTCCGCTTCCGCTACCTCACCTTGAGTTCCTGGGCCAGCACCGCGGCCTGCACCCGGCTGCGCAGCTCCAGCTTGTTCAGCAGCCGGCTGACATGCGTCTTCACCGTCGCCTCCGCCATGGTCAGCCGCGCCGCGATCTGCGCGTTCGACAGCCCCTGACCGAGACAGGCCAGCACCTCCCGCTCCCGCCGGGTGAGCGTGGCGAGCACCGAGGGATCGGGCGCGGTGGGGGAGGGGGCCGGCTGGGGCCGGGCGAACTCCGCGATCAGCCGGCGGGTGACCGCCGGGGCGATCAGCCCCTCGCCGCGCCCCACCGTACGGACCGCCTCGATCAGGTGGCTCGCCTCGCTATCCTTGAGCAAGAACCCGGCGGCGCCCGCGCGCAGCGCCCCGAAGACGTACTCGTCGAGGTCGAAGGTGGTCAGCACCAGCACATCGGCGAGCTGTTCGGCGACCACCTGGCGGGTGGCCGACACCCCGTCCAGCCGTGGCATCTGGACGTCCATCAGCACCACGTCGGGGCGGAGCGCACGGGCCATCGCCACCGCCTGGAGGCCGTCGGCCGCCTCGCCGACCACCTCGATATCGGAAGCGGACCGCAGGATCAGCACCAGCCCGGAGCGCACCGCGGCCTGGTCCTCGGCGACCAGCACCCGGAGGGGCGCGGACGCGGTGCCGGCGGGCGGGGTGGAAGGGATCACGGCGGCTCCTGTTCGCGAGACGGTCATGACGGACGCTGAGCGCTCTCCTCGCCCAGCGGCAGCGCGGCCCGCACCCGCCACACCGTGCCCCCGGGCGCGGTGACGGGTCCGGCGTCGAGGGTGCCGCCGAGCAGGGTCACCCGCTCGCGCATCCCGATCAGCCCGGTGCCGGAGCCGGGTGCCCGGGGGCCGGAGCGGTCGCCGTACGGGCTGACCACGCTGACCTCGAGCGGACCGTCCGCGCGATGCGCCAGCGTCACGTCCACCCGGCCGGGTGCGGCGTGCTTGAGGGCGTTGGTGAGCGACTCCTGGACGACGCGGTACGCGGCGAGTTCGACCGGGGCGGGCAGCGGGGCGGCGCCGTTCGGCCGCTCGTCGCACAGGACGATGTCCTGACCGCCGGAGCGGGCCGTGCTGCGGGCCTGCTCCAGCAGGGTGTCGAGCGCGTCCAGCGTGGAGGTGGCGGTCGGTTCCGCCGTCTCCCCGGGGTCCCGCAGCAGCCTGATGAGCCGGCGCATCTCGGCCAGGCCCCGCACGCTGTTCTCCCGGATGACGCCGAGCGCCTCGTCGGTCGCGGCGGGGTCCTTCAGGGAGAGCGCGGCGGCGGAGTGGATGGCGATGGCCGAGAGGTGGTTGGCCACCATGTCGTGGAGTTCGCGCGCCATCCGGGCCCGCTCGGAGACCACCGCCTCCCGCCGCTCCAACTCGGCCAGCAGGGCGATGCGTTCCGCCTCCAGACGGGCGGCCGCGGCCTGCTCACGGTGGTTGCGGACCACGGATCCGGTCCAGGCCGGGGAGAGGGTGAGCAGTGCGACGAACGCGCCGAGCAGCAGCCACTGGGGGTCGCGGAGGACGGCCAGTGGCACCACGGTCGCCAGCGCCGTGACCAGCCAGCAGATCCGGTGCAGGCGCCGGGCGGCCACGGGGCCGGAGTACAGGACGGCCGCGTAGATCAGGTCGGTGTACATCAGCAGCGTCGGGGCCAGCCCGCCGCTGATGATGTCCATGACGATCGCGGCGGTTCCCACGCCCAGCGCGATGAGCGGGGCCACCCGCCGCAGCACTTCGGCCGCCGAGACCACGGCCAGTCCGATCAGCCCCAGCCACCGGGGCGCGTCGAAGAACGACGGGTTGTTGTGCAGCCCCGCCACCCACATCAGCACACCGCCGAGCAGTCCGCCGAGGGCGATCAGTACATCGTGCCGGTGGGGGCGCGCGAGAGGGGGACGGGACGGCATGGCCTCATCACACCACGCGGTGTGCCCGGGGAGCCTCCCCCTTGGGGCCGGGCCCACCGGGCGGCGGCGTACATCGAAGGATGCAGTCGGGTTTCGTCGCCGCCGACGAGGCGGGCGCCCCGACCGCCGGGGGAGGGTGGGGGGACGAGGGTGGAGCGAGAGGGGAACACCGTGGTTGTCGCGCTGATCGTCGCCTGTGAGGCCGGCTTCTGGGTACTGCTGGCCATCGGGCTGGCGCTGCGGTACGTGGCGAAGAAGCCGAAGGCGAGCACCGCGGTGCTGCTGTGCGAACCGCTGCTGGAGCTGGTGCTGTTCGTGACGACCGTGATCGACCTGAGGAACGGCGCCCAACCGGACGGGAAGCACGGTCTCGCCGCCGTCTACATCGGCTACTCGGCCGCGCTCGGCCATCGGACCATCCGCTGGGTCGACGCCCGGGTGGCCCACCGCTTCTTCGACGGGCCGCCGCCGGTGAAGCCGCCGAAGTACGGCATGGCGCGTACGGTCCACGAGTGGAAGACCGCCGCCCGCTGGGTGCTGGCCGCGGTCATCGCCATCGCGCTGCTCCAGGGCGCGATCTGGTACGT is a window from the Streptomyces luomodiensis genome containing:
- the atpB gene encoding F0F1 ATP synthase subunit A, translated to MKELAVSSDQTLAFETNCHIFDGCGFPAPGQHSFKFEPLFTVGGIDFNKPMLLALLGSIAIVWFFWAAFGRAKVVPGKLQMIGEAGYDFVRRGIVYEALGKKDGEKYVPLMVSIFFFVWVMNLWSVIPVAQFPVTSLIAYPAVLAATVYILWMSLTFKKHGFVGGFKNITGYDKSLGAVLPLAMTIEFFSNVLVRPFTHAVRLFANMFAGHLLLLMFTIASWYLLNGVGIAYAGVSFVMTIVMTAFELFIQAVQAYVFVLLACTYIQGALAEHH
- a CDS encoding F0F1 ATP synthase subunit C, which gives rise to MSAVDLAAGVSGSLGSIGYGLAAIGPGVGVGIIFGNGTQALARQPEAAGLIRANQILGFAFCEALALIGIVMPFVFGK
- a CDS encoding F0F1 ATP synthase subunit B, with product MNALVQVAAEESENPLVPPVPELVIGLIAFAIVFFFLAKKLLPNINRVLEERREAIEGGMEKAEATQAEAQQVLEDYRAQLADARHEAARLRQEAQEQGAALIAEMRAEGQRQREEIIAAGHAQIEADRKQAAQTLRQDVGRLATDLAGRIVGESLEDVARQSRTIDRFLDELEAKAADGSKAEAGR
- a CDS encoding F0F1 ATP synthase subunit delta, with protein sequence MNGASREALAAARESFDALTDNTAVDATKLADELAAVTALLDREVSLRRVLTDPAQPGEAKAELAARVLGGQVGGETLDLVSGLVRSRWSRSRDLVDGLEELASAADLVAAERAGTLDSVEDELFRFGRIVSSSSELRGALTDRRASVTAKTGLVRELLGGRADQVTERLVIRLVTHPRGRSLEAGLDELSKLAAARRDRTVAVVTSAVPLSDRQKQRLGEALGKLYGRNVHLNLDVDPEVVGGIAVRIGDEVINGTIADRLDEATRRMAG
- the atpA gene encoding F0F1 ATP synthase subunit alpha, giving the protein MAELTIRPEEIRDALENFVQAYKPDAASREEVGTVSVAGDGIAKVEGLPSAMANELLKFEDGTLGLALNLEEREIGAVVLGEFSGIEEGQQVHRTGEVLSVAVGEGYLGRVVDPLGAPIDGLGEIETDGRRALELQAPTVMQRKSVHEPMETGYKAVDAMTPIGRGQRQLIIGDRQTGKTALCVDTIINQRDNWRSGDPKKQVRCIYVAIGQKGSTIAGVRAALEEAGALEYTTIVAAPASDPAGFKYLAPYTGSAIGQHWMYQGKHVLIVFDDLSKQADAYRAVSLLLRRPPGREAYPGDVFYLHSRLLERCAKLSDEMGSGSMTGLPIVETKANDVSAFIPTNVISITDGQCFLESDLFNAGQRPALNVGISVSRVGGSAQHKAMRQVSGRLRVDLAQYRELEAFAAFGSDLDAASKASLERGARMVELLKQSQYAPFSTEDEIVSIWAGTTGKMDDVPVEDIRRFERELLDYLHRDQKGLLTSIVEGGKMSDDTIQALSEAVDSFKRQFETSGGKLLGED
- a CDS encoding F0F1 ATP synthase subunit gamma, with the protein product MGAQLRVYKRRIKSVSATKKITKAMEMIAASRVVKAQRQVAASTPYATELTRAVGAVAKGSTTQHALTTETENPTRAAVLLVTSDRGLAGGYSSNVIKAAEQLTERLTGEGKEVDTYIVGRKGVAYYSFRERKVTESWSGFTDNPTYADAKKIAAPLIEAVLKETAEGGVDELHIVFTEFVSMLTQTPVQDRLLPLSLEGTAAEQEKKGEILPLFEFEPSAEDVLDALLPRYVESRIYNALLQAAASKHAATRRAMKSATDNAEELIKSLTRLANAARQADITQEISEIVGGASALADASAGSD
- the atpD gene encoding F0F1 ATP synthase subunit beta — its product is MTTTVEPTAPAGVAAGRVARVIGPVVDVEFPVDAMPDIYNALTVEVADPSQEGAKKTLTLEVAQHLGEGLVRAISMQPTDGLVRQAAVTDTGDGITVPVGDVTKGRVFNTLGEILNEPEAESEVTERWSIHRKAPAFDQLESKTEMFETGLKVVDLLTPYVKGGKIGLFGGAGVGKTVLIQEMIMRVAKLHEGVSVFAGVGERTREGNDLIEEMAESGVLPQTALVFGQMDEPPGTRLRVALAGLTMAEYFRDVQKQDVLFFIDNIFRFTQAGSEVSTLLGRMPSAVGYQPNLADEMGILQERITSTRGHSITSMQAIYVPADDLTDPAPATTFAHLDATTVLSRPISEKGIYPAVDPLDSTSRILDPRYISQDHYDCASRVKSILQKYKDLQDIINILGIDELGEEDKLTVFRARRIERFLSQNTHAAKQFTGLDGSDVPLDESIAAFNAIADGEFDHFPEQAFFMCGGLDDLKAKAKELGVS
- a CDS encoding F0F1 ATP synthase subunit epsilon, which encodes MAAELHVELVAADRSVWSGAATLVIARTTSGDIGVMPGHQPLLGVLESGPVTIRSVDGGTVVAAVHGGFISFADDKLSLLAEVAELSDEIDVKRAERALERAKSEADAAAERRADVRLRAVAGAH
- a CDS encoding DUF2550 domain-containing protein; the protein is MVLALLVGGVVVALVVVGLFVFGLRRRLIQRSGGTFDCSLRWDPPASEPEPSGKGWVYGVARYNGDRIEWFRVFSYAPRPRRLLERASIEVLERRTPKGEEELALLSDAVVLACRHNGNRLELAMSEDALTGFLAWLEAAPPGQRVNVA
- a CDS encoding response regulator transcription factor, yielding MIPSTPPAGTASAPLRVLVAEDQAAVRSGLVLILRSASDIEVVGEAADGLQAVAMARALRPDVVLMDVQMPRLDGVSATRQVVAEQLADVLVLTTFDLDEYVFGALRAGAAGFLLKDSEASHLIEAVRTVGRGEGLIAPAVTRRLIAEFARPQPAPSPTAPDPSVLATLTRREREVLACLGQGLSNAQIAARLTMAEATVKTHVSRLLNKLELRSRVQAAVLAQELKVR
- a CDS encoding sensor histidine kinase gives rise to the protein MPSRPPLARPHRHDVLIALGGLLGGVLMWVAGLHNNPSFFDAPRWLGLIGLAVVSAAEVLRRVAPLIALGVGTAAIVMDIISGGLAPTLLMYTDLIYAAVLYSGPVAARRLHRICWLVTALATVVPLAVLRDPQWLLLGAFVALLTLSPAWTGSVVRNHREQAAAARLEAERIALLAELERREAVVSERARMARELHDMVANHLSAIAIHSAAALSLKDPAATDEALGVIRENSVRGLAEMRRLIRLLRDPGETAEPTATSTLDALDTLLEQARSTARSGGQDIVLCDERPNGAAPLPAPVELAAYRVVQESLTNALKHAAPGRVDVTLAHRADGPLEVSVVSPYGDRSGPRAPGSGTGLIGMRERVTLLGGTLDAGPVTAPGGTVWRVRAALPLGEESAQRPS